In Juglans microcarpa x Juglans regia isolate MS1-56 chromosome 4S, Jm3101_v1.0, whole genome shotgun sequence, a single window of DNA contains:
- the LOC121263127 gene encoding uncharacterized protein LOC121263127 isoform X2, translating to MAMASIALPAFALLPSTPKFRDQPCQQRCLRLHGHHQLSPTCSMKVSMAEFGEPNKVKMQINVAREKLWEATPDSVKEIPWKKAEKILLERLLLLGQNTLKWTLVIFFIFSSLYDVIFSISRNQELIIPCGLFVGCLMTNFLKEISNELFRNSEEQGLNWQLVGIGCFFVLLKFLSGSLVLPARLFLFHFANGGLMQLLWLWRSLPEEREK from the exons ATGGCAATGGCATCAATCGCGCTTCCAGCTTTCGCATTACTGCCTTCAACTCCGAAATTTCGT GACCAACCCTGTCAACAAAGGTGCTTGAGACTGCATGGACATCACCAACTCTCTCCCACATGCTCTATGAAAGTGTCCATGGCAGAATTTGGTGAACCAAATAAGGTCAAGATGCAGATCAATGTTGCGAGGGAGAAGTTGTGGGAAGCCACTCCTGACTCGGTTAAAGAAATTCCATGGAAGAAAGCAGAGAAAATACTGCTTGAGCGACTGCTTCTTCTGGGACAGAACACATTAAAGTGGACtcttgtcattttctttatttttagctCCTTATACGATGTCATATTTTCCATCTCAAGAAACCAAGAACTGATAATTCCATGTGGTCTGTTTGTTGGCTGCTTGATGACTAACTTCTTGAAAGAGATATCAAATGAACTGTTTCGCAACTCAGAG GAGCAAGGTTTGAACTGGCAGCTTGTGGGCATCGGATGCTTCTTTGTTCTTTTGAAGTTTCTCTCTGGAAGTTTAGTGTTACCAGCAAGGttgtttctttttcactttgCAAATGGTGGGTTAATGCAACTTTTGTGGCTGTGGAGAAGCTTaccagaagagagagagaaatga
- the LOC121263127 gene encoding uncharacterized protein LOC121263127 isoform X1, with product MAMASIALPAFALLPSTPKFRDQPCQQRCLRLHGHHQLSPTCSMKVSMAEFGEPNKVKMQINVAREKLWEATPDSVKEIPWKKAEKILLERLLLLGQNTLKWTLVIFFIFSSLYDVIFSISRNQELIIPCGLFVGCLMTNFLKEISNELFRNSEMRLLQQEQGLNWQLVGIGCFFVLLKFLSGSLVLPARLFLFHFANGGLMQLLWLWRSLPEEREK from the exons ATGGCAATGGCATCAATCGCGCTTCCAGCTTTCGCATTACTGCCTTCAACTCCGAAATTTCGT GACCAACCCTGTCAACAAAGGTGCTTGAGACTGCATGGACATCACCAACTCTCTCCCACATGCTCTATGAAAGTGTCCATGGCAGAATTTGGTGAACCAAATAAGGTCAAGATGCAGATCAATGTTGCGAGGGAGAAGTTGTGGGAAGCCACTCCTGACTCGGTTAAAGAAATTCCATGGAAGAAAGCAGAGAAAATACTGCTTGAGCGACTGCTTCTTCTGGGACAGAACACATTAAAGTGGACtcttgtcattttctttatttttagctCCTTATACGATGTCATATTTTCCATCTCAAGAAACCAAGAACTGATAATTCCATGTGGTCTGTTTGTTGGCTGCTTGATGACTAACTTCTTGAAAGAGATATCAAATGAACTGTTTCGCAACTCAGAG ATGCGATTGCTGCAACAGGAGCAAGGTTTGAACTGGCAGCTTGTGGGCATCGGATGCTTCTTTGTTCTTTTGAAGTTTCTCTCTGGAAGTTTAGTGTTACCAGCAAGGttgtttctttttcactttgCAAATGGTGGGTTAATGCAACTTTTGTGGCTGTGGAGAAGCTTaccagaagagagagagaaatga